The Carassius gibelio isolate Cgi1373 ecotype wild population from Czech Republic chromosome B22, carGib1.2-hapl.c, whole genome shotgun sequence genome window below encodes:
- the LOC127987849 gene encoding duodenase-1-like isoform X1 — MMTIISLLLLASLLAHLTFTARVNVGIVNGREAKPHSRPYMVSVQVKEQHICGGFLISDRFVMTAAHCLNNSPVVTVVLGAHDLRKKSENSVRYKVDSYHQHPDYTKGSFFNDILLLKLDRIVRLNDNIKWISLPAEGSDIKAGSVCSVAGWGRLETNGKKSDHLMETDVKVMNNMECERKWGKKHFSSSQMMCVHGNAGSCDGDSGGPLVCGNTAVGVTSFGDPARCNSPKQPEVYIKISAYITWIKKITGNII; from the exons ATGATGACCATCATCTCTCTGCTCCTGCTGGCCTCTCTGCTGGCACACCTGACCTTCACTG CTCGTGTGAATGTGGGTATCGTGAACGGCAGGGAAGCAAAACCCCACTCCAGACCTTACATGGTGTCTGTTCAAGTAAAGGAGCAACATATCTGTGGTGGATTCCTCATCTCTGATAGATTTGTCATGACTGCTGCACATTGCCTAAACAA TTCTCCAGTTGTGACGGTTGTGCTAGGTGCACATGACCTACGGAAAAAGAGTGAGAATTCAGTCCGATACAAAGTGGATTCATACCATCAGCATCCAGACTACACCAAGGGATCCTTTTTTAATGACATCCTGCTTTTGAAG TTAGACAGAATTGTACGACTAAATGATAATATCAAGTGGATATCCTTACCAGCAGAAGGAAGTGATATCAAAGCAGGTTCAGTTTGTAGTGTCGCAGGCTGGGGACGTTTAGAAACTAACGGCAAGAAAAGTGATCACCTCATGGAGACAGACGTGAAGGTCATGAATAACATGGAATGTGAACGTAAATGGGGGAAGAAACACTTTTCATCTTCACAGATGATGTGTGTTCATGGAAATGCAGGAAGCTGTGat GGGGATTCAGGAGGTCCTTTGGTTTGTGGAAACACTGCAGTTGGTGTCACATCTTTTGGTGACCCTGCTCGCTGTAATTCCCCCAAGCAACCCGAAGTTTACATTAAGATTTCAGCATATATTACATGGATAAAGAAAATAACTGGAAATATAATTTGA